A window of Gossypium raimondii isolate GPD5lz chromosome 7, ASM2569854v1, whole genome shotgun sequence genomic DNA:
tatagataaactttttaaaactttctAATATTAGAAttgacatgttttaaattaGTAACGAGTATTCAAgcaattttcaaatatttttaaaccgtttaatgtttaatgtttttattattttaaaagtttttcattttaaactacTATTGATTgctgtaaatattatttgtacaattttattttagaattttatctaaatttttataatttttaaaatgtcaatattattttaaaatctgtAAAAGaatggtaataaaattttaaatattagtgtaaccaatattatttttcatacgTTTACCgttaatagatttaaaaaattaaaacatctcAGATATAAAAATTTTTCCTAAGTTTATCGTtaattggatttaaaattttaaagtctCAATtcaccaattttttatttttaaagtctcAAGTTTTTACCTGTTCgagcttttaaaatttcttttaaaatttaagattttcatATTAACAcgtataaacttataaaattgtcaaatatcataaaataaaatgcgaatacaaatttttaaaatttttaaatttgtattaattaaaatatattgtataatttttcttttatgattgacattataaataaatctataatttttatatatttttaatttgatatttttatttgataaaaaataatgttttaaattattattattatttaagggtatgcatattaatttaagatgttATTTTTatcgaataaaatattaaattaaaaatatataaaattataaatgacttaattttatttataatatcaatcataaatttaaatttatataaagttataaaataattttaatatattttaattgatacataTAATTGAACATATGCATTGCTGGATAAGAAAATTAGCTCgataatataataaacaaaaaatattacattatttagttaaaaaatttgtCTATATATTATAGACAGATAATAtggattataaataaatataaaaatatattaatgttaaaattaaataaaaaaaaattatccttaCATATTAATTCGAGCAAGCGGCAATgactaaaataaagaaaagcaaGCAATAACAGCGtctcaagaaaaaaaagggaaaggcAGATACATACACGAATGAGTGTTACTGCATGTATTCTATTTTTCCCCCCAACCTCTTCTTAACttgccttttctttctttcctttattttttttaattattttattgggaTTAGACTTTAACAACCTGAATCGCTATTTCCCCCACTCTGACTCTACTTACTTCCCCGATTTTCACTTTCCGACTCCAACCACCATCTCCGGCGTGATCTACGCCTCTCATCGACTCTTCTAATCACGCTCTTTCCGCCTGATATACGGTTAGGGTTTCTTGATGCTCTCATCCACACTTGCATAGCTAGGtaactttcctttcttttttttctctttatttcctTCAGTTTTAACTTTCTCTCCCTCTCCCAcctaatttatttgttatggaATGAATTTAATTTCGTTTGCTGCCGTATTTCTGGGATTTTAGCTCTTAATTTGTTTCTACTCTGTGTTTGGTTGCTGAGAAACCCCGTAGTATTTGAGCGACAAAGTTTGCAAAACTATACTCATTCAATTAACTTGGAACTTTCTAATTAGTCttatattaaattaaccatatcaAACCATATAAGCAAGTTGAgcagtttaatttattttttcaggtGAATAAATGAAGCAACTTTcgaattaatattatattaaattaacctCATAAATTTCATCGTTTCTTTAGTAGTTTAATTAGGATTTGTTAGTTTGGCATTCGGAATTATTTCCCGTCATGCTCTACAGAAGTAAGAccgacaaaaaaaaaaaaagaaaaacagagaaCTTGAAATGCATAAGTTTTCTGCAAAGGTTTTGGTTAATTGTGAAATTCTTAACTGAGGAAGCCCAGTCACGAGTTGATGCGATATATGATATGGTTATTCTCTAAACGTCTAAGCAATTGAATGCTAATGATTAATGAGGTGGCTAGCTGTTCTTCAGCTGGTTTTTTATTATATCTATAAAGTCATGGGCACAATGCTGTTTTAGTATATATACAAGGCCCTTTTTAATGGTAACTAAAGTGATAAAGAGGTTCTTTACTTCAGATGGTTTCTTTAGGGGAGTGTGTAACGGATGAAGTTGGTACGGATAAAGTACAGAGCCCGGATGCTGGAAGTCATGCATTGCAACAGACCTCTGATAGTAAAATTCAGTCATCACAATCTGATGAAGGGAGAGGAACCCTTGCACTTATATCAGAGGAAAATCCACTTCCTATTTCTGTGATCCATGCTTCACAGTCACAGCAACAAGGTGCTTACTCTATGACATCCAAGAAACAATCGCTGACTCCCTCTCCATCGCCTGGTATTGATGGGAGCAGCCCCATTGTACGTGAGAAAGCCTCAGAGGATGGGTATAACTGGCGTAAATACGGGCAGAAACTTGTTAAAGGAAATGAATTTGTTCGAAGTTATTACAGATGTACACATCCAAACTGCCAAGTGAAAAAGCAATTGGAACATTCACATGATGGGAAAATGGTCGACACTGTTTATTTTGGTCAGCATGATCATGCAAAGCCGCTGAACCCACCCGTAGCTGTTGGCTTTGTTGTCTCTGTCGTTGAAGAGAGACTAGATAATGCATCTCCAACTGTTATCAAAGGTAAGAAAATCATCTTAATCATTTATGACTTGTCTAATCTGATGAAGCAAAAGTTGCTTGATTTATAACTGATCTCATATTTGAAGACAAATCATTGGGTGCACATATCCAAACACCTCGCCTGATTGAGCCAGGGGATAGTTCTCAGCCTTTACCTATTGCTGCTAGTGAAGAtgtgaaatcaaaatcaaatggGATGCAAAATATTGCTGGTAATGATGATTGTCATCTCATCTCAAAACGCAGGTAccttagtttatttttcttgtgtGTTTGTTCCTCTTAACCTTCCGTTAACAGTCACTGAATGCAAACAGAAAGAAAGAGAGCGATAATGTTGATGTATCTCCAGTGCATAAACCAACAAGTGAATCACCTATGGTTATTAAGACACTAAGTGAGGTTGACATCGTAAATGATGGGTACCGTTGGCGCAAATATGGCCAAAAATTAGTTAAAGGCAATCCTAATCCAAGGTATGAATCACCTTATTTTTGTTTGTACACATTTCAAACACTTTTGtctaatttacatattattgCTGCTCTTTGGCAACGAAGATAATCATATTGTTATACCAACTATAGATGTTTTCTTATCACAAGTATCTCTAGTGCTGAGAGTACTTGTGCATATCACTTAAATGTGTTTTGATCGcagaaaattttccattcttTACATATGTAACCATACTGCGGCTTTTGGCATGAAGTTGACTCTCCGCTCACTTGTGATGTAGGAGTTATTACAGGTGCTCAAATCCCGGATGCCCTGTCAAGAAGCATGTGGAGAGGGCATCTCATGATGCAAAATTGGTTATAACTACATATGAGGGAAAACATGACCATGATTTGCCTCCAACTAGGACTGTTACTTATAATATAATTGgcttaaatgttgattcagcAGCTCATAACAGTGAATCAGGCACCAAGGTAGAAGAAAGGGAGACCATTAATTCTAGTTCTGGAGCCGAGAATAAACCGAGCGAGCAATCGAATGGCGAGTCAAGAACTAAGTTAGAAGTAAGTGGTACTGTTCATGTTTGCACAGTTGATGCACCTACATTGGGTCCTGAAAGTGGGTCAAATGAGCAACGGAGTGGAAAGTTAGATCACAATGAAGAGAGTGAAGTGGTTGGCTACACTGCTCATAGTAAATCAAGTTCTCAGAATACAGAATGAGCAGATCAGTAGCAAATTCGAagcaaaatggaaaaatggTATTGCTGACAGTGATAAGATGGTCCATGTCCATATTCTTGGGGTGTTCGTATTCGCAATGATTGATTCGGAGTATCAATATTGGCAAGCAACCCCCATGTGTAAAATTATTCAACCAGTTTAAATAATGCAAGATTAAGATGTAGAATTTTATCTTACGGAAAGATCTGATATAAAATAGGCTAATGTTTATTGAGAAATTTCTCAGTTATTTTTCACCTTCGTCTTCCATTATTATTCAAGTTTTAGGTGTCACTGAATGAATGAAACAATGGAACGAGATGACTGCAGAGAAGCAGGCTAACTTATGATTTATAAGAAATGCACGCTTAAATAAGTTGTTGGCAGCTAAGACAAAGACATCCAAGCATAGCTGAATGCCAGAGTTATACAGAAAGAAATCACTTCCATGCACAAGAAGCGACCAAATCCCTATTCATCCAACCAAGAAATAAACCTCCATCTCTCTCTTCAAGCCTATATCTATCACAGTAGTTCTCAAGCAGTGTTTTTATGGTGGCATTCACCAAGGAACTTAATGGATAAGGAGTGAACCCCGCCATTCTGAACCTTGACCTCCACTTTCCCATGAGTTCATGTCGTTCCACTCTCTCCGGCCCCTCACATGCTATGATGTTAACAACATCCCTTGCCAGGCAATGCTGCTCCACATTGATTCGCTCTTTATGTTCCCGTGGGAGAGTCACATCGATGGATTCAAACATGGCTGTATAATAGTTCAACGTCTCACGGAACCTTGGGAAGAATGGAGCAGTGTTTGTGTTTGATTCCTGCTCGACTAGGGTTACAACCTTTGGAGACAGACTCTTAACCAGCCTCAAGAGTCGGTCACGATGATTCTCGGTGCTCACACTCTCATCAGGCATGTGGTGAAGCATGAAAGCAAAATTTACAGCTAGAGCCTCTCCAGGTCGAACTTGAAGATGCTCTTGTTGAACCTCACAACCAGACATGGCAGCAGCATTGAACTCAAATGGCACTTTAAAAAGCGCTGCAAGTTTAGACAGCCTCTTTGCAACAATGTTTAAGCCTCCTCCGCGGGCATAAGCAGATGTGGAATCATCGATACCAGTAATGCGGATGTGAGGCGGCCCACCAGGCCTAGCCGCAAATGCTTGAATAAGAGTAATCCACTGACTCCCCTGACCTATTTGGAAATCGATAATATGAACTCTATCTTCATCCTTCATGGCTTCCGCAATAGCTCCATTAGCGGACATGTAACCAAACTTGAAGTAAGGGCAAACCTCATAAAGAATATGCATGTAAGATAATAGTTCAGCACTTGCCGGTTCTTTGCATCTCAAAGCCTTGTAGATCGAGCTCCCCGAGGAGGCCAGTCGTGCCACAAGCCCTTCCAACATGTATGCTCCCAACCTCTGGATGGGCTCACCAGAAACTGACACCATCCGTCGTAATTCATCCATTAACCACTGTGCTGTCAATAGATCATTATCTGATACAGCTTTTGCACAGGAGACAAGGACCTGTTTTAGATCTCGTCTGGAGACTGCATCCGTTACAAGTCTCCAGCTGTCCATCTCAGGTGAGATGGTGCTATTGATAATATCACAATCAGGCCCCAACATCACAGTTTCCAGCTCTCTCAGCTTACCCTTCAGATCACTTACATCGTCAGTTATGCAGGAACCGCTAATAGGAGAGCTATAGGTATTATCTGGAGAGTGATGCAGGTCAGACATATTAGACTGTGATTCTTGCTGTGACATTGGGCTTCCATTTGATGAAGAATTGTAGACCGTATAACTGCCACGTGCAGAAGATGACTCCAAAGTGCAATAAGGCTCATGGGAATTCTTGACTGAGAAATGGGATCCGTGGCTGCTGTCGCTATAGCAGAAAGAGCGATCAATAGCTGGGAATTGAGGGAAGCTGCAAGGCTCGACTTCTTCCTTTACTTGAGGAAACAATCTGCTGGCCATGACTGAACTTCTATGTTGCTGGGATGCTTGCATTGGTGTCTCTTGGTTCTCGACTTCTATGTTGCTATAGGtactaaattaagaaattttgattctATCTGACAGGCTAAATGCTGCATACAAAGTAAGTGTAAAAACCAATGTCACCCCCAGCTATCTCTTCTCTCTTCATGGTCTGCAAAAGAGCGAAACAAGCTCAGCAAGATTTAATGGCGGCATTGAGGATACAACACAAATTCCAGATTCATCATGCctatcaaaatagtcaattTCACCGAAACCTAAGCGCCCATTTTTCTTCTGATATCACAAAAACTATCATCAACTCATAAGAAAATagaatatatacatacttttcttccttccattttcaacaaaacaagagatgaaaatatcattattCAATACCCCCTCCACCATACATTCCTAGATCTTCAACAACAAGAATACTTAATATCCACATACTCATGACCAAATACgtatgaaggaaaataaagacaTCTTTGATTCCGCACAAGGAGGAAAAATAAGTACATTAATTAGCTATTTAAACAACATTTATTCCAATCTCCAAAACATCAATTCTGGTCTTACCCAACTGATACCAAAACTTCAACTTATATAGCTAGGCATTCTCTCTCATAgccacatatatattttttacgtcataaataaataaaattcattcaagCACCAGATCATTACTCATTTGACATTATGTGATGTGAAGGAGCTTCTACTTTTACACAACTAGAAAAATATTAAGTCTTTATTccttttaagtaaaataaaaaacacaataaatcTGTGAAGAACATGCTTTCTTCTTCATaaaaacatcattttttttaagacaaaaagaaaaaaaaaaacaacaccagAAAGTGTAGATTCTTAAAGTAAAACCAAAACTAGAAATCTTTAAAAACCATCTTAGTTATAGTTGATCCAACACCAACTCATTTTCACTAAACTCAAAACAACTTCCCCCCTTCCAATAAGGAAACCAACAACAACTCCACtcaccaaaagaaaaataaaccaaaattccAAGAACCTCCGGCAagcaagaagaaaaaaagaaatcttaaattaactcaatttgagaaaataaattggCTTGCAATATCAAATCAATTGTTTTAACATACCCACCTTATTATTCTAAGGAATCCTTAGCTTGCTGAGCTTTGAGttttgaaagagaaagaaagaaataagataggaaaagatttaattaatttttctttagtgAAGACTGAAGAGCCACAtgtgcattatattaattaaaaactgaTGATGATTAAAAGCCCATCGATTATGCCAAAACTACAGGATTACCATTAATGgcagaaaaaagagaaaaaaaacattctGACTTCTGAGCTGTCTTGCAAGATACACACCATTAATAGACTTCTGAATGACTATACTATCCTTGGGTAAATAATTAGTAACaacacgtttggttcgctgtattagAATAAATGCGTAAttgaatagaggcgtaatagaatagaggcgtaatagcaaattaattatttggttaaatgtaatggaatagaggtgtaatagtattcttgtgtttggttgaatggaatagaggtgtaataacataatggaaaaaactaaaatgattagaatacccttagcataaatttgtttgggtaaatgattattgttattgttatttaaattttaataagattattaatatcaataataaataatttaatcatatttaaacataattattattaaatatattataattaaaatatataatttaataaaattcttaataattaatattcttatatgaatttactcaaatcataatatatgatactataaaagatagtttaacataattattattaaatatattttaattaaaatatataatttaataaaattcttaataatcaatattcttatatgaatttactaaaatcataatatataatactataaaagataatttgaaataattaatattaaatatattttaattaaaatatatgatttaataaaattgaaaataattataactaataaattttcttatatgaatttgtataatttaaaataattattattaaatataatttaataataatatataatttcataaaattcttgataataaattttcttatatgaatttatataatttaaaataattaatattaaatataatttaataatgatatataatttcataaaattcttgataataaattttcttatatgaatttatacaatttaaaataattaatattaaatataatttaataataatatataatttcataaaattcttaataataaaatgttcttatatgaatttactaaaatcaaaatataacttgagaattatattctgcataaacataattaacttatattaagaaaatgttagatgaaaatgaaattctacatcctaatccatatgttatatagttttacaacatcaaaaactTCCATCATCTTCAACATGTACTTCAAAATCCCATCCTGTGCCCTCGACATCTTTCTCCTCGCCTGTTCTTGTGACAGGCGCTGTTTAGCAATATCAATCCCCTCCTTGCACTTATTCTGCTCTTTAAGCCGTTTGAGACGCATTTTGTCCCTCCACATCCTCCTCTCAAGTTCATCCACATCAATTTCTTCATCACTATAATCATCCTCCACCGTCGCCTCTGGTTCAATTTGTGAGGCTGCCACATCTTTTTCCCCAAGTGGAGCACTGAAGAAATCCATATCCCCACAAATTCCCATCTCGTCAAACATCATCATTGTTCCAAGATAGGAACTCAAATATGTCTGAAACTTGAGAGAACCTCTAATCTGCTAGTACTGATATAAGTTCAACCCACCCAAAAATAGGCCTTAGTTAacctattaaaaattgaataaatatactGGTTAACAAATACCCGAAGTTCCTTGATAAACTTGCAGCatctaaccaataaaattatatacacagtcaaaatataaatttaacaccACACACAAACAGACacacatgtatatacatgtatacatatatgtaaactCTGGTTAAAGAAACATAGATGAAGTATCAAAAAATTAAACAGATCAAAGTAGCCTATCAGCTGATCATCTGCATATATGAGTTTTTTAATTATCATGACATAAGAAAGATAAACGggaaaataaagataaactaCGATTCATAAATCTTCTAGCTGCGATGACTTCTCCTTTGCTGCATTTCAATACATGATGTTAGCTACgctttctttaaaattatatggtGTTCAAGCCAGTTGGACATATGATATATCCCACCATAGGTAAGGGAGTTCCTTAGGGCCAAGGATCTATCCCTGTCACCTGAAGGCTTAGGTGTTCATCACCAGGACAATAGTACACCGAAACTACGAAAAAAGGTAACAAAAGAATTGCTAAGAGCTCATAGTGATACGTTTGTCACACGaataatatttttgctaaaGTGGGGCAGTAGAGAAACTAGAAACCACAAAAGGTACATTGTCAATGCTTCTAGCCAACAAGCAGCATCTGGATTCTAATGTACTGAAATCAAACATTGGTCATCCCTACTAAAGATGGTGCATGAAAGTGCAAGCATCGACACGGTGAGACTTAAGTTTCCAAAACTAGTATGAGATGATACATGACCTATCGGTCATTCTGGAAAAATCAGTTTAACCCACCGTGACCTTCCTAACCACAATTCAAACCTAAGTTGGGGTGCCTAAAGTCGAACTAGAAAATCACGAAAAGGAATACATCTAATGAATATTGACAAACTACTGAAAGAGAGTATGTGTTTGTTCTTACAATGAACAAGAGCTTGGGTGATAGTTGGTGCCTCACGAGTAACACTTTGAGTTTGTCCTGATGCACTGCAAGTTGCATTCTGCTGGAAAAAAGGAAACCAGAATCAGAAGCTCCGAATTccaatatcattaaaaatcgAGTATAAGCACGTGCAAAGCACACACAGAGCCATAACATACGTGCACGCATGTAATGATTTGTTTCACTAAATCTAATATCAGGATTTAATACCGTTTACATTGACAAAAAGGTGAGCAAcaattctcaatttcttctgtaaaaataaaagtaagcgATTAGTTATGGCGACAAAACGTACCAAAGCAGTTGCGGTGCATGCAATGGATGAAGATTGTTTTCTACTTCTTCCTACACTAGGTTGTGATTGCAAGCCAAGTTCCCATGGCCTAATCCGAGTCGGAATTCTAACCAAGCCACAACGGCTACTGCATTCAATTCGTAACTCTAATCGATGTCCTGCCGAAAACCAATAGCAAATTTTATCATCATTAATCTaagaaaaattgaatgaataataaaataaagttccaAGAAAAATACCAGTAGTTAATGAAGGCCGCAAGGGGGCAGTAACACTAGCAGCCAGCATTTTACAAATAGCTACAACAAAGGCTATTCAAATAAGAACAAACCctgaaaaatatatgaaagattgcattattagataaaatttcaACGTTTAAAACAATGAAACCCCATcaaaagaaactgaaaaacAAATGAACATGTAGGGATTAATAATTAACAGCCTTATAGAGGCTAAAAGAACacaaaagaaactgaaataaaaatgacacaattattttttatgattctcAAGAGCAAAAACAACCTCAATAGGCATaattaaatccaaattaaaataacatccATGGAATTCAATACAACAGATATTAAAGGAGAAACAAAAAGAACTTGGAACCTTGAAGAAGGTGCTGGGTAGGAGAAAACTGGAGAAAGCAAAGGAAGATGCCGACTTTAAGAAAAGGGACGAGAAGAACTGGGAAATGGAAACCCCACGTCtaggaagaaggagaagaacAGGGCTCAAATAAATGCCGTAAAATCCTGCCGACTTTGAAGGCTGTTATTTTTGTAGAGATGTGGGCGTGTGGAGAACTATGAGAAACAGAGGGAGCAAATCGACAGAAACTGTGAGAAACAGAGGGAGCAAATCGGCAAAGGCTAGAAGGGAcagaagagaaacaaagggGAAGCGGatgggagggtaaaacagggagggTAAACTTAAGCAGCGCCTAATCTGGGCAAAAGGAATGAATTACAAATCGGTGGATTTCACCGATTAAGTCAGTAATGGATTACAATGGTATTACCAATACCATGAACCAAACATAGGAATAAGGGAGGATTAGGTGGGGCCACCGATTAGGGGTatattggctatgccaatacacctAACCAAACATGTTCTAAATGTGTTtgattggataaaaataatttttgaaaaatgatttttgataaattaaatattttagtgtttagataattttaaataaaatatttttccttgtttgataaaatttttaattttttataaattatttttagtaaaataaattaaaatttaacttaaattttaagtacataattttatttatattttaattaagcaATAACTTTAAATgcttaaatacaatttaaattacaaCATCTTTCTCAAATGCATCAATTGAGTAActattaaacataattatatattcaaGACATGCCACAATAGTATAACCTTACAATATTTTTCATACcaaataaacattaatcaaatacagttaaaaattatatattgtaatatataaAGACACAGTAATTTTACATATGGAATCAATGTGTCATGGGGATTGCTTGTGAGATGGAAATGGAGATGCATTGAGTGTTAGATGAATTTGAGCAATGATGTCACATTGGAGGCATTTCAGAACAGGAAGTGGAATCGAGTATTTTGATGTAGTTTTGAGGGCCTCTAGTTGCTCCATGGGTGCTAAAACTTTCAAGAATTGAGGCTTGAGTTTAGCTTAATTATTTAGGCATTGTAAAGCAAGAGTAGATGTCAACTGATCACGTAATATTTCTCCTTCAATCTTTGATGTCAGAAGACATCCATCACTACTACTTGTACCATTAAAAGATGAAACAATCAAGCTTGAATGAGTTGAAAAACGCGTGATTTTGCGTAAAATTCTTGAGTGCTTTGGttttaaaagagaaaactaTATTCCTAAGGTCCCattattaaatagaaaaataacattgtatcaaatgaaaaaaaatatataaatttaaaacttatctAACATCTATGGTCTTCCCATGAGTGTTATGCAACATGAAACCTtccaactcaataatttctttttcatttatggAACATTTAGCATGGGAATGCACGTTATTGTATTTctatataaacattttctttaGTTCTTTGGAGTAGACCTCTTTAAATCTACCTAGATTTGTTTCAATAGAGGTTTACAAcaataaattggtaaaaatcacaaattatgCATAAGTCATAGCACTCCAAGCAAGCAACTATTGTtcatatatttatgattttgcattactttcaaaacataaatatgtaaatgttaCACACacgttaataaaataaacagcaatataaataatttatttaaaccaC
This region includes:
- the LOC105799814 gene encoding LOW QUALITY PROTEIN: WRKY transcription factor 1 (The sequence of the model RefSeq protein was modified relative to this genomic sequence to represent the inferred CDS: inserted 2 bases in 1 codon), with product MVSLGECVTDEVGTDKVQSPDAGSHALQQTSDSKIQSSQSDEGRGTLALISEENPLPISVIHASQSQQQGAYSMTSKKQSLTPSPSPGIDGSSPIVREKASEDGYNWRKYGQKLVKGNEFVRSYYRCTHPNCQVKKQLEHSHDGKMVDTVYFGQHDHAKPLNPPVAVGFVVSVVEERLDNASPTVIKDKSLGAHIQTPRLIEPGDSSQPLPIAASEDVKSKSNGMQNIAGNDDCHLISKRRKKESDNVDVSPVHKPTSESPMVIKTLSEVDIVNDGYRWRKYGQKLVKGNPNPRSYYRCSNPGCPVKKHVERASHDAKLVITTYEGKHDHDLPPTRTVTYNIIGLNVDSAAHNSESGTKVEERETINSSSGAENKPSEQSNGESRTKLEVSGTVHVCTVDAPTLGPESGSNEQRSGKLDHNEESEVVGYTAHSKSSSQNTXNEQISSKFEAKWKNGIADSDKMVHVHILGVFVFAMIDSEYQYWQATPMCKIIQPV
- the LOC105799806 gene encoding scarecrow-like protein 21, with the protein product MQASQQHRSSVMASRLFPQVKEEVEPCSFPQFPAIDRSFCYSDSSHGSHFSVKNSHEPYCTLESSSARGSYTVYNSSSNGSPMSQQESQSNMSDLHHSPDNTYSSPISGSCITDDVSDLKGKLRELETVMLGPDCDIINSTISPEMDSWRLVTDAVSRRDLKQVLVSCAKAVSDNDLLTAQWLMDELRRMVSVSGEPIQRLGAYMLEGLVARLASSGSSIYKALRCKEPASAELLSYMHILYEVCPYFKFGYMSANGAIAEAMKDEDRVHIIDFQIGQGSQWITLIQAFAARPGGPPHIRITGIDDSTSAYARGGGLNIVAKRLSKLAALFKVPFEFNAAAMSGCEVQQEHLQVRPGEALAVNFAFMLHHMPDESVSTENHRDRLLRLVKSLSPKVVTLVEQESNTNTAPFFPRFRETLNYYTAMFESIDVTLPREHKERINVEQHCLARDVVNIIACEGPERVERHELMGKWRSRFRMAGFTPYPLSSLVNATIKTLLENYCDRYRLEERDGGLFLGWMNRDLVASCAWK
- the LOC105799833 gene encoding uncharacterized protein LOC105799833 isoform X4, whose amino-acid sequence is MLAASVTAPLRPSLTTGHRLELRIECSSRCGLVRIPTRIRPWELGLQSQPSVGRSRKQSSSIACTATALNATCSASGQTQSVTREAPTITQALVHC
- the LOC105799833 gene encoding uncharacterized protein LOC105799833 isoform X3; the protein is MLAASVTAPLRPSLTTGHRLELRIECSSRCGLVRIPTRIRPWELGLQSQPSVGRSRKQSSSIACTATALQNATCSASGQTQSVTREAPTITQALVHC
- the LOC105799833 gene encoding uncharacterized protein LOC105799833 isoform X2, with amino-acid sequence MLAASVTAPLRPSLTTGHRLELRIECSSRCGLVRIPTRIRPWELGLQSQPSVGRSRKQSSSIACTATALNATCSASGQTQSVTREAPTITQALVHSKEKSSQLEDL
- the LOC105799833 gene encoding uncharacterized protein LOC105799833 isoform X1, with product MLAASVTAPLRPSLTTGHRLELRIECSSRCGLVRIPTRIRPWELGLQSQPSVGRSRKQSSSIACTATALQNATCSASGQTQSVTREAPTITQALVHSKEKSSQLEDL